A part of Helicobacter himalayensis genomic DNA contains:
- a CDS encoding primosomal protein N', translating into MQDSHFALIAPLGLNSPLLTYKIPQDCKLYDIVEIDLKQKQLVGVVVKFLKEVDSKLQEKCKLAKKSEAEFLPFQKLLAEFIASYYCASFSQTFALFTPQKNAQISQSPQTQQTSQTLTFPLPTLSPKQQEALACALDSQNMLLFGDTGSGKTEIYMHLIAHTLSLGKNALFLMPEIALTPQIEQRLKKVFGSLVGIWHSKITRAKKQELLDSLNNGEIRIIAGARSALFLPLQNLGQIIVDEEHDDAYKSQNTPRYNARDLVLYIVKKTDIKATLGSATPSLNTYVNALKNNALFRLKGTYFGASKSILFSSEPPLCESMIARIAKVCENQKQVIVFLPTRAHFKSLFCQDCGHKMQCKFCSVNMSVHLEKNALMCHYCGFSQVIPKLCPQCESPNLQSQRIGTQEFAKELESALPYLKIGIFDRDHITTHKKLNATLKSFNDKKIDVLVGTQMLSKGHDYHNVALCVVVGIDYVLNAIDYRANERAMSLLIQIAGRTGRKEAGAVLVQSVNSDFFARFGLDYELFLQDELQNRVKIYPPFMRLANLSFSHTKESYARSQMECVLSLLQSAKKAQNLCFEIVGAKSSEIKLLKGKYRYNIFLRADSSLALRSAIMHARKNVNFSFEIDVDPLSVL; encoded by the coding sequence ATGCAAGATTCTCACTTCGCCCTTATCGCGCCACTTGGGCTAAATTCCCCCCTGCTTACTTACAAAATCCCGCAAGATTGCAAGCTTTATGATATTGTAGAAATTGACTTGAAGCAAAAACAGCTTGTTGGTGTAGTGGTGAAGTTTCTTAAGGAAGTAGATTCTAAATTGCAAGAAAAATGCAAGCTCGCAAAGAAAAGTGAAGCAGAGTTTTTACCTTTTCAAAAATTGTTAGCTGAGTTTATTGCAAGCTATTATTGCGCGAGTTTTTCTCAAACTTTTGCACTTTTTACCCCGCAAAAAAACGCGCAAATTTCACAAAGTCCGCAAACCCAGCAGACCTCACAAACTCTAACTTTCCCCCTCCCCACACTTTCACCAAAACAGCAAGAGGCACTCGCCTGCGCGCTAGATTCTCAAAATATGCTCCTTTTTGGCGACACAGGAAGTGGGAAAACTGAAATTTATATGCACCTTATCGCGCATACACTCTCTCTAGGCAAAAATGCGTTATTTCTAATGCCAGAGATTGCACTCACACCGCAGATCGAACAACGTTTGAAAAAAGTTTTTGGCTCGCTAGTGGGAATCTGGCATAGCAAAATCACGCGTGCCAAAAAACAAGAACTTTTAGATTCTCTAAATAATGGTGAAATACGAATCATCGCAGGAGCGCGCTCGGCGCTTTTTTTGCCACTTCAAAATTTAGGGCAAATCATCGTTGATGAAGAGCACGATGATGCGTATAAATCCCAAAACACCCCGCGCTACAATGCACGCGATTTGGTGCTTTATATTGTCAAAAAGACGGATATTAAAGCCACGCTTGGCTCTGCTACGCCTAGCCTTAATACTTATGTAAATGCGCTTAAAAATAACGCGCTTTTTCGCCTTAAAGGCACATATTTTGGTGCAAGTAAAAGTATTCTTTTTAGCTCTGAGCCACCACTTTGTGAATCTATGATTGCACGCATTGCAAAGGTGTGTGAAAATCAAAAGCAGGTTATCGTCTTTCTTCCTACACGCGCGCATTTTAAAAGCCTTTTTTGTCAAGATTGTGGGCATAAGATGCAATGCAAATTTTGCTCTGTGAATATGAGCGTGCATTTAGAAAAAAATGCGCTTATGTGCCATTATTGTGGCTTTTCTCAAGTTATCCCAAAGCTTTGCCCGCAGTGTGAAAGTCCAAATTTGCAAAGTCAAAGAATTGGTACGCAAGAATTTGCTAAAGAGTTAGAATCTGCCCTACCTTACCTTAAAATTGGCATTTTTGATAGGGATCATATCACCACGCATAAAAAGCTTAATGCCACACTCAAAAGCTTTAATGATAAAAAAATCGATGTGCTAGTTGGCACGCAAATGCTTAGCAAAGGGCACGATTATCATAATGTTGCGCTTTGCGTGGTTGTGGGGATTGACTATGTCTTAAATGCGATTGATTATAGGGCAAATGAGCGCGCGATGAGTTTGCTTATACAAATCGCTGGGCGCACCGGGAGAAAAGAAGCGGGAGCGGTGTTGGTGCAGAGTGTGAATAGTGATTTTTTTGCACGTTTTGGGTTGGATTATGAGCTTTTCTTACAAGATGAGTTGCAAAATCGCGTGAAAATCTACCCGCCATTTATGCGCCTTGCAAATCTCTCCTTTTCGCATACAAAAGAATCTTACGCGCGAAGTCAAATGGAATGTGTCCTGTCGCTTTTACAAAGCGCAAAAAAAGCGCAGAATCTTTGTTTTGAAATCGTTGGCGCAAAGTCTTCAGAGATTAAATTACTCAAGGGCAAATATCGCTACAATATCTTTCTGCGCGCAGATTCTAGCCTTGCACTAAGAAGCGCGATAATGCACGCACGCAAAAATGTAAATTTTAGCTTTGAGATTGACGTTGATCCTTTGAGTGTTTTGTGA
- a CDS encoding lysophospholipid acyltransferase family protein, with product MLSKETKRNIILFFAPRLIWCVIWIMYALTRHRFHIDAQSMQKNFVAAFWHGELLMLPFLYAKIKTHMKKEREKGFYVVFSHHFDGEIIARVCELFGLRALRGSSSKGGTKVLVESIRLLKEGYDIGITPDGPKGPYHSIADGSLAMSMKADVSIVPIRVMFSSFWELKSWDKLKIPKPFCRIDYYAMPGFKVDPTMPIQESKNLLRARLASVQK from the coding sequence TTGCTTTCAAAAGAAACCAAGCGCAATATTATTCTTTTCTTTGCTCCGCGCCTTATTTGGTGTGTGATATGGATTATGTATGCGCTCACACGGCACAGATTCCATATTGATGCGCAAAGTATGCAAAAAAATTTCGTGGCAGCATTTTGGCACGGGGAATTGCTGATGTTGCCATTTTTGTATGCAAAGATAAAAACGCATATGAAAAAGGAGCGCGAGAAAGGCTTTTATGTAGTTTTTTCACATCATTTTGATGGGGAGATTATCGCGCGTGTTTGTGAGCTTTTTGGACTGCGCGCATTGAGGGGCTCTAGCTCAAAAGGTGGGACAAAAGTTTTGGTAGAATCTATCCGACTTTTGAAAGAGGGCTATGATATAGGTATCACGCCCGATGGACCAAAGGGTCCATATCATAGCATTGCTGATGGCTCGCTTGCAATGAGTATGAAAGCAGATGTTTCAATCGTGCCAATACGTGTAATGTTTAGCAGTTTTTGGGAGCTAAAAAGCTGGGATAAACTCAAAATCCCAAAGCCTTTTTGCAGGATTGATTATTACGCAATGCCGGGCTTTAAGGTGGATCCCACAATGCCAATACAAGAATCAAAGAATCTGCTAAGGGCGCGTTTAGCAAGCGTGCAAAAATAA
- a CDS encoding efflux RND transporter periplasmic adaptor subunit yields MRGVGAIFFVIGAFALCVPFGFGAEISIVSKPITKGSLQSQSTFLGTLHFSNSSKVASQTRGVVEKINFKIGDSIKRNASLAQINADLLQKEIQSKEAKLAQAKYIHERQQKELARYKNLLKSDSVSLQQYESIEYEQKSQYSNILALTSELESAKVELTKKTIKAPIRGIIVDKKINIGEWIEVGDAICEILDTTSAEVIVDVPSHMLSFLKNGQEVGIIIDKKNYSGKIYAIIPRADLQTRTFPVRINVENDGSFVDGKAAEVMLSNGGKVEGAMVPRDSIVNYLGNPSIFVVRDSKAVALGVEVLSMQGQNAIIRANLKQNDSVVTRGQDRLQNGAQVRESTQLK; encoded by the coding sequence GTGCGTGGTGTCGGTGCTATCTTTTTTGTAATAGGCGCGTTTGCATTGTGTGTGCCTTTTGGCTTTGGTGCGGAAATTAGCATAGTTTCTAAGCCCATCACAAAAGGAAGCTTGCAGTCCCAAAGCACCTTTTTAGGCACTCTGCATTTTAGCAATAGCTCCAAAGTCGCTTCTCAAACGCGTGGTGTGGTAGAGAAGATAAATTTTAAAATCGGGGATTCTATCAAGCGCAACGCAAGTCTAGCGCAGATTAACGCGGATTTATTACAAAAGGAAATCCAAAGCAAAGAAGCTAAGCTTGCCCAAGCAAAATACATTCACGAGCGTCAGCAAAAAGAGCTTGCGCGTTATAAGAATCTACTAAAATCAGATTCTGTCTCCTTACAACAATATGAGAGTATCGAATATGAGCAAAAATCCCAATATAGCAATATCCTAGCCCTTACCTCTGAGCTAGAATCTGCAAAAGTCGAGCTTACTAAAAAAACCATAAAAGCGCCAATCAGAGGAATCATTGTAGATAAAAAAATCAATATCGGCGAATGGATAGAAGTAGGTGATGCGATTTGTGAAATCCTTGACACCACGAGTGCGGAGGTGATTGTCGATGTGCCCTCACATATGCTTTCTTTTCTTAAAAATGGGCAGGAAGTTGGCATTATCATTGATAAAAAAAATTATAGCGGTAAAATTTATGCCATTATCCCGCGTGCGGACTTGCAGACACGCACTTTTCCTGTGAGAATCAATGTAGAAAATGACGGAAGCTTTGTTGATGGAAAAGCCGCAGAGGTGATGCTTTCAAATGGCGGCAAAGTCGAAGGCGCGATGGTGCCAAGAGATTCCATAGTGAATTATTTAGGTAATCCTAGCATTTTTGTAGTTAGGGATTCTAAAGCAGTGGCACTAGGCGTGGAAGTGCTAAGTATGCAGGGGCAAAATGCCATTATCCGCGCGAATTTAAAACAAAATGATTCTGTGGTAACGCGTGGGCAGGATAGACTCCAAAATGGCGCGCAAGTTCGAGAATCTACGCAATTGAAATAA
- a CDS encoding efflux RND transporter permease subunit — MKQALLFFLKNPMVAFVCVVFMLLFGIMGLKNMPYQLLPQVTRPTISVYTNWSGATPFEIEKEIINRQEKALKGIEGLVTLTSTARQSRAIVGLEFSPEIDVNFALLKVSAKIDEIKGYPLDVDKPTIAISGENIPPAIYLFLRTLPENEREVDTYKTFFEDYILGRLERVNGVGEVFYPSGRATQMQILLDSKALAFHSISIAEVIDSIKTHNQNTTAGSLDYGLRSYRIKVESQYTDTNAILKTPIKQSGGQILYLQDIAVVSVGFAKQTSYGYVNDTRALSVQIVPTPNANILELTQNMRAVVSELNSSILHNQGLEFVWSRDQEGYILDSIAQVKNNILLGIVLACAVLYVFLRSVQSTLVVLVCIPICIISSFFLLDFSHRTLNVITLAGVSFAMSMLIDNAIVVVENISRHLQMKKSAFQACVDGTLEVVGAIFASVITTIAIFIPILNMQEDIGQLFSDIALSVCFGLIISFFVSLFIIPSAQFVLLEKFGTICPQNFAFLQKLSFFGQNLSQKLIRILSKILTSSKHCVLFIVGFLGLSVIVSIALMPKLDYLPRGNENLLIGYINTPPGISYENRKEIGQAIFEQNKHLIRDLGYTQKSPQDLPPIEHLFFASNESYMQLGLTSSNPAEVKRLIPQIRQSIANIPDVQASIVQQGIFDKGASTQSIYIYVVGESLDSVNATASVLNSAIKKQMPYMQTRPLPALENNVRELVLYPNNVTLSLNGFNAKSFGQIVDVVLGGKEIDEFKTPSGKTIDLVLKALPDLSPPSIAHALEGEDFDAPEEFANTQITTPNGKLLPLSVLTDIKQEYSMSQIRHYERERSILLVLNSPPEMPLEQILSTLQNEVIAPLKKAGELRDNRLIFGGAAKDIDSSRGDLLAGFGLALLITYLILCALYGNFSYPFIIIFSVPFAVAGGLLGLGILNLFDNVNLDMLSLLGFIILVGSVVNNAILIVYQTKYNLIYGKNVLDSIIEATQSRLRPICMSIFTSVFGLLPLVVIVGSGSEIYRALGAVLVGGLLFSGLLSLFIIPCALRVYFAIQKIELKVFCKKNLVLFKNLAQQILFKIQKSRKM; from the coding sequence ATGAAACAGGCGCTTTTATTTTTTCTCAAAAATCCTATGGTGGCGTTTGTGTGTGTTGTTTTTATGCTACTTTTTGGGATTATGGGCTTGAAAAATATGCCCTACCAGCTTTTGCCACAAGTTACGCGCCCAACTATTAGCGTTTATACAAATTGGAGTGGCGCGACACCATTTGAGATTGAAAAAGAGATTATTAATCGTCAAGAAAAAGCACTCAAAGGAATTGAAGGGCTAGTTACGCTCACTTCCACTGCAAGGCAATCCCGCGCGATTGTTGGGCTAGAATTTAGTCCAGAAATTGATGTGAATTTCGCGCTTTTAAAAGTGAGTGCGAAAATAGATGAAATCAAAGGCTATCCGCTAGATGTGGATAAGCCCACAATCGCCATCAGTGGGGAAAATATCCCGCCTGCAATTTATCTATTCCTCCGCACATTGCCAGAGAATGAACGCGAAGTAGATACTTATAAGACTTTTTTTGAAGATTATATCTTAGGGAGATTAGAGCGAGTAAATGGCGTTGGCGAGGTGTTTTATCCCAGTGGGCGTGCAACGCAAATGCAGATTTTGCTAGATTCTAAAGCCTTAGCTTTTCATAGTATAAGCATTGCAGAAGTCATAGATTCTATAAAAACGCATAATCAAAACACCACCGCAGGCAGTTTGGACTATGGTTTGCGAAGCTATCGCATCAAGGTAGAATCCCAATACACAGATACTAATGCTATCTTAAAAACGCCTATAAAGCAGAGCGGAGGGCAGATTCTCTATTTGCAAGATATTGCTGTGGTAAGTGTTGGTTTTGCAAAGCAGACAAGCTATGGCTATGTGAATGATACGCGCGCTTTGAGCGTGCAAATTGTCCCAACACCAAATGCAAATATTTTAGAGCTTACCCAAAATATGCGCGCTGTGGTGAGCGAGCTAAACTCTAGTATTTTGCATAATCAAGGTTTAGAGTTTGTGTGGAGCAGGGATCAGGAGGGCTATATTTTAGATTCTATCGCGCAGGTGAAAAATAATATTTTACTAGGCATTGTGCTTGCGTGCGCAGTGCTGTATGTGTTTTTGCGTAGTGTGCAAAGCACACTCGTGGTGCTTGTGTGTATCCCTATTTGTATTATTAGCTCGTTTTTTCTTCTTGATTTTTCTCACCGCACGCTTAATGTTATTACGCTTGCAGGCGTGAGCTTTGCGATGAGTATGCTTATCGATAATGCCATTGTTGTAGTGGAAAATATCTCGCGCCATTTACAAATGAAAAAAAGCGCATTTCAGGCGTGTGTTGATGGCACGCTTGAAGTTGTAGGCGCGATTTTTGCCTCTGTGATTACGACCATTGCGATTTTTATACCAATTTTAAATATGCAAGAAGATATAGGACAGCTTTTTTCTGATATTGCGCTAAGCGTGTGCTTTGGGCTTATTATTTCATTTTTTGTTTCACTTTTTATAATCCCTTCCGCGCAGTTTGTGCTTTTAGAAAAATTTGGCACAATTTGCCCGCAAAACTTTGCGTTTTTACAAAAACTAAGCTTTTTTGGACAGAATCTTAGTCAAAAACTCATACGCATTTTGTCTAAGATTCTCACTTCATCAAAACACTGCGTGCTTTTTATCGTAGGCTTTTTGGGCTTGAGTGTGATTGTAAGCATAGCGCTTATGCCAAAGCTTGATTATCTCCCAAGAGGAAACGAGAATCTTTTAATCGGCTATATCAATACGCCACCGGGGATTTCGTATGAAAATCGCAAGGAAATCGGACAAGCGATTTTTGAGCAAAATAAGCATCTTATCCGCGATTTGGGCTACACGCAAAAAAGCCCGCAAGATTTACCGCCAATTGAACATCTCTTTTTTGCAAGCAATGAATCTTATATGCAGCTAGGGCTTACTTCTAGCAATCCTGCTGAAGTAAAGCGCCTTATCCCCCAAATCCGCCAAAGCATAGCAAATATCCCAGATGTGCAAGCCTCAATCGTGCAGCAGGGCATTTTTGATAAAGGTGCTAGCACGCAAAGCATTTATATTTATGTCGTGGGGGAAAGCCTAGATTCTGTCAATGCTACTGCAAGTGTGCTAAATAGCGCGATAAAAAAGCAAATGCCTTATATGCAAACGCGCCCATTGCCTGCGCTAGAAAATAATGTGCGCGAGCTTGTGCTGTATCCAAACAATGTGACTTTGAGTCTTAATGGCTTTAACGCAAAGAGTTTTGGGCAGATTGTAGATGTGGTGCTAGGGGGCAAGGAAATAGATGAGTTTAAAACACCAAGCGGAAAAACCATCGATCTTGTGCTAAAAGCCCTGCCGGATTTAAGTCCGCCCTCCATTGCGCACGCACTTGAGGGTGAAGATTTTGACGCGCCAGAAGAGTTTGCAAACACGCAAATCACCACGCCAAATGGAAAGCTTTTGCCACTAAGCGTTTTAACGGATATTAAGCAAGAATATTCAATGTCGCAGATCCGCCATTATGAAAGGGAACGTTCCATCTTGCTTGTGCTAAATTCCCCGCCAGAAATGCCACTAGAGCAGATTCTCTCTACTTTGCAAAATGAAGTTATCGCACCACTTAAAAAAGCTGGAGAGTTGCGGGATAATCGCCTTATTTTTGGTGGCGCGGCAAAAGATATAGATTCTAGCAGGGGCGATTTGCTTGCAGGCTTTGGGCTTGCTTTGCTTATTACTTATCTTATTTTGTGTGCGCTGTATGGGAATTTTAGCTACCCATTTATAATTATTTTCAGTGTGCCTTTTGCGGTTGCTGGCGGGCTTTTGGGGCTAGGGATTCTCAATTTGTTTGATAATGTAAATCTTGATATGCTAAGTTTGCTAGGATTTATTATTTTGGTTGGAAGCGTGGTAAATAATGCAATTTTAATCGTGTATCAAACAAAATACAATCTTATTTATGGCAAAAATGTGCTAGATTCTATCATTGAGGCGACACAAAGTCGCTTGCGCCCGATTTGTATGAGTATTTTTACAAGTGTATTTGGCTTGCTTCCGCTTGTGGTGATTGTGGGTTCAGGAAGTGAGATTTATCGCGCTCTAGGTGCGGTGCTTGTTGGTGGATTGCTTTTTTCTGGGCTATTAAGTTTGTTTATAATCCCTTGCGCGCTAAGGGTGTATTTTGCAATCCAAAAGATTGAACTAAAAGTGTTTTGTAAAAAAAATCTTGTGCTTTTTAAGAATCTTGCGCAACAAATCCTTTTTAAAATCCAAAAATCAAGGAAAATGTAG
- a CDS encoding TolC family protein, translating to MRICLLFALLFSFCFGLNLNEAISLALKNSQRIQEEEFNVKKVQNTKRAQYGNFAPKLELRYSITQNTRINGDIITTNLSDIHASYNLFNGLKDFYSLKRYESLESAQRYLSEATRQDIILLAKTFYIQILEARDNLAISTESIRLLELQRTQAEDFYLQGLKAKSDLLSVEVMLANAKVTQSNDKNALQYAMLSLQKLLNQNIALDSLESLRPQDLNALNFERAQLEDLMLHSRSEYLYLHSLLDSLQYEKRIAQGAYLPKFDATFSRLWYSNDVSTLNRLGTNLQSQAKLSVTWNVFNGLSDRYVIESKHFEILSTQSRLVDLKRELNLALDKALSDLNIAKEQYEVSKNAVSLAEESYKIVQNRYKQNIETSRELLNSEVALSQARLHFNQSEHRINLALANLERIVQDSLNKI from the coding sequence GTGAGAATCTGTTTGCTTTTTGCTTTGCTTTTTAGCTTTTGCTTTGGACTTAATCTCAATGAAGCGATTTCTTTGGCATTGAAAAATTCCCAACGCATACAAGAAGAAGAATTCAATGTCAAAAAAGTGCAAAACACCAAACGCGCGCAATATGGCAACTTTGCGCCAAAGCTGGAACTGCGCTATTCTATCACGCAAAATACGCGCATAAATGGCGACATCATCACCACCAATCTTAGCGATATTCACGCAAGTTATAATCTTTTTAACGGGTTAAAAGATTTTTATTCCCTCAAACGTTATGAAAGCTTAGAATCCGCACAGCGCTACCTTAGCGAAGCTACGCGACAAGATATTATTTTGCTAGCAAAAACATTTTATATTCAGATTTTAGAAGCGCGCGATAATTTGGCAATTTCTACGGAATCTATCCGCCTTTTAGAATTACAAAGAACTCAAGCGGAGGATTTTTATCTGCAAGGCTTGAAGGCAAAAAGTGATTTATTGAGCGTGGAAGTTATGCTCGCAAATGCCAAAGTTACACAAAGCAATGACAAAAATGCCTTGCAATATGCCATGCTTTCTTTGCAAAAATTACTAAATCAAAATATCGCTCTAGATTCTTTAGAATCCTTGCGTCCACAGGATTTGAATGCGCTAAATTTTGAGCGCGCACAGCTAGAAGATTTAATGTTGCACTCACGCTCGGAATATTTGTATTTGCACTCGCTTTTAGATTCTTTGCAATATGAAAAGAGAATCGCACAAGGCGCGTATTTGCCAAAGTTTGACGCCACCTTTTCACGCCTTTGGTATAGCAATGATGTTAGCACGCTCAATCGCCTCGGCACAAATTTGCAATCGCAGGCAAAACTTAGCGTTACTTGGAATGTTTTTAATGGCTTAAGCGATAGATATGTCATAGAATCTAAGCATTTTGAGATTCTCTCTACCCAAAGCCGTTTGGTGGATTTGAAACGCGAGCTAAATCTCGCGCTTGATAAGGCTCTAAGTGATTTAAACATTGCAAAAGAGCAGTATGAAGTTTCTAAAAATGCCGTGAGTTTAGCCGAGGAGAGCTATAAAATCGTGCAAAATCGCTACAAACAAAATATTGAGACTTCAAGGGAATTGCTAAACTCTGAAGTTGCGCTTTCACAAGCGAGATTGCATTTCAACCAATCTGAGCACCGCATAAATCTTGCTTTGGCAAATTTAGAGCGCATTGTGCAAGATTCACTAAATAAAATCTAG
- the aroQ gene encoding type II 3-dehydroquinate dehydratase, with protein sequence MNILVIQGPNLNILGHREPHIYGNIKLEQIHENLKAQATQNNAQIEFFQSNFEGEIIDKLQECIGGEYDGVLINPAAYSHTSIAIADAIASCGVPVVEVHISNIHAREDFRAKSYTGRVCAGVITGFGAFGYHLGLISLFQIISEIAHLKAQQEQQAQNKA encoded by the coding sequence ATGAACATTCTTGTTATTCAAGGTCCAAATCTCAATATTTTAGGGCATCGCGAGCCACATATTTATGGCAATATCAAGTTAGAGCAAATCCACGAGAATCTTAAAGCTCAAGCAACTCAAAATAACGCGCAAATCGAGTTTTTTCAAAGTAATTTTGAAGGCGAGATTATCGACAAGCTTCAAGAGTGCATAGGTGGCGAATATGATGGCGTGCTGATTAATCCAGCGGCGTATTCTCATACTTCAATCGCAATCGCAGACGCCATCGCAAGTTGCGGTGTGCCGGTGGTGGAAGTGCATATTAGCAATATCCACGCTAGAGAGGATTTCCGTGCTAAAAGCTACACAGGGCGTGTGTGTGCGGGCGTGATAACAGGCTTTGGCGCGTTTGGCTATCACTTGGGATTAATCTCGCTTTTTCAAATCATTAGCGAAATCGCCCACTTAAAAGCCCAGCAAGAGCAGCAAGCACAAAATAAGGCGTAG
- a CDS encoding M24 family metallopeptidase produces the protein MEVESYFALSQSAQYYECGFDCDNAIVLKTPESKFFFTDMRYVLEAKQNVIKGVEVVDSAELCTSLAKAIKKLNLTTLGFDSLEVSLDFYHSLCAHLGKLGAKCELVAMPNFHQHLRVCKSESQIALIRQSQKLNKKAFKKFADFLSCAIVDKKPLSEQNLHFYASTFLSMNGKYELSFNPIIGINATGAKPHALPSAEITLNKNDLLLFDAGIKFKHYCSDMTRTARVGKNMDFSKEQKFKNKKQQKIYDIVRKAQENAITKARVGMKAKEIDSLARKCIESAGYGEFFVHSTGHGIGLDIHELPRISARSEMVIEEGMVFSIEPGIYLGDEFGVRIEDLVVMRNGVAEVL, from the coding sequence ATGGAGGTAGAATCCTATTTTGCGCTAAGTCAAAGCGCGCAGTATTATGAATGTGGGTTTGACTGCGATAATGCTATCGTGCTAAAAACACCAGAATCTAAGTTTTTTTTCACCGATATGCGCTATGTTTTAGAAGCGAAGCAAAATGTCATAAAAGGCGTTGAGGTGGTGGATTCTGCGGAGTTATGCACCTCACTAGCCAAAGCCATTAAAAAGCTAAATCTCACAACATTAGGCTTTGATTCTTTAGAAGTCTCGCTTGATTTTTACCATTCCTTGTGTGCGCATTTAGGCAAGCTAGGTGCAAAATGTGAGCTTGTGGCAATGCCAAATTTTCACCAGCATTTGCGTGTGTGTAAGAGTGAATCGCAAATTGCGCTTATTAGGCAATCTCAAAAGCTCAATAAAAAGGCTTTTAAGAAGTTCGCAGATTTTCTCTCTTGTGCAATTGTGGATAAAAAGCCCTTAAGCGAGCAGAATCTGCATTTTTATGCCAGCACATTTTTGAGTATGAATGGAAAATATGAACTAAGCTTTAATCCAATCATTGGGATTAATGCCACAGGTGCGAAACCCCACGCCTTGCCAAGTGCGGAGATTACATTAAACAAAAACGATCTTTTACTCTTTGATGCGGGGATAAAATTTAAGCATTACTGCTCGGATATGACGCGCACCGCGCGCGTGGGCAAAAATATGGATTTTAGCAAAGAGCAAAAATTTAAAAATAAAAAACAGCAAAAAATCTATGATATTGTAAGGAAAGCCCAAGAAAATGCCATTACAAAGGCGCGCGTGGGAATGAAAGCAAAAGAGATTGATTCTCTTGCGCGCAAGTGTATAGAATCTGCTGGTTATGGGGAATTTTTCGTGCATTCCACAGGACACGGCATAGGGCTTGATATTCACGAGCTGCCCCGCATTTCTGCGCGTAGTGAAATGGTGATAGAAGAGGGTATGGTATTTTCTATCGAGCCGGGAATCTATCTGGGCGATGAATTTGGCGTGAGGATTGAAGATCTTGTCGTTATGCGTAATGGTGTCGCTGAGGTGTTATGA